From bacterium:
AAGCTGAAAAAGATGCTCAGATAATAATTATAGAACCAGAAGAAGAATTATTTAAAATAGCTTTAAATGAAGTAGATCTTAGCTTTATCTTCGAAGATAAAAGAACCGAACTCTTAATTGGAGTTAATCTAGAAGAAATAACAAAACTCCTCCAAGAAAAGAAGGATTCAAATGAAAGTCTGCTAATTATAGAAAACCCGCCATCTATTAATTTAAATAAGTTTTACTTTAATTGTCTCTATAAATTTTTATCTAAAAGTTTCCCTACAATAGCAAAAAGTAAATTATTAAGTTCTGACGATCATATCTTTAGCTTAATGGAAGGCTTAATATCTGACTGGCCAGTAGAAGAAGATAAAGATCTAAAGTATATTTTAGATAATAGAGAATTAAGCCCCCAAAAAATCCTTTTAATCCAACTTACTGCAATTGGAGACATAGTGCAAACTACTCCAGTTTTTTTAGGTCTTCGAGAAAAACATCCTAACTCCTACCTTGCATTTTTAACCGAGCAAATAAATTATGACTTAGTAAAAAATAATCCTTATCTTAATGATATTTTTATATTTGATAATGAAAATATTAAGACTTCTTTGAGAAACTGCCAGAATTATAATGAGGTATTTGAAAAAATTAAAGTTTTCCTTGATCAATTAAGAGAAAAAAATTTTGATTTAGTTATAAACTTACATCTAAGTCTAAAAAGTGCTCTACTTACTAAGCTATCTGGCAGTAAAGATGTTCAGGGAATTAACATAGACGAATATGGAAAATTAATAGTAACAGGACAACCCTGGGTTCATTATAAATATTTTTTATATTATGGTGGTCAGAAAAAAATGCATATGAATATTATAAACCCAGTAGGATTGCAATCTTTATCGGCAGGAGTAAATCCAAGCAATAAAAAACCTTATCTAAATATAAGTAACAAAGAAATAGAAGAAGCTAAAGATTTATTAAAACAATATAATCTTAACAAGGATAGAGAAACAATCGGATTTTTTATAGGAGCTAGCTATCCTTCCCATAGGTGGAAAGAGGAATATTTTGCTCAACTGGCTGATTTATTAATTAGCAAGAGAAATTCTACAGTTTTACTTTTTGGAGGAACAGGAGAGTCTATTATTGGAAATAATATATTAAAATTAGCAAAGTATAAAGATAAAATAATAAATTTAGCTGGAAAGACTTCTCTTGGGCAGTTAGCTAGTCTTATATCTTTATGTAACTATATGGTAGTTAATGATACTGGGCCAGGGCATATGGCTGGGGCAATTACTTCTTGTCTTTGTATTGCTGGTCCTGCTTGGGCCGGGCCTTTTGGTCATAATCATCTAGCCATAGTTGCCAATATAGCTTGTGCTGGTTGTCTAAAATTAGAATGCTTAGAACATACTTGTATGAAAATAATTACCCCCGAAAGTGCCTATATAGCTTTAAGTTTGCTACGCAAATTAAAAACCAAGCCCAAAGAGTTCAAAAAGCATACTAAGATTTTAAATTCTAAAATATTTAAAGATATTATCTTATTTTATGTCGGAATGGAAAAAATAGATAAATTAGAATTTTATCACCCTTTAAATTATAAAAATTCTCATCCTGAAGAAATTAGCGAAAATATCTTTTTTCATAGCTTCTTAAATATTTGGGAATTACTAAAAGGAAAGAAAAATTACCAAGAAAGTTTTAAAGGTAAGATAGACTTTCTCTTTTCACCTCAAGAAATAATAACTCTAGTAAAAAAACACTACCATATAAAAGAAAATATTCCAAGCGTCAAGAATGAAATTGAAAAAATTGCCAAAGAAATAGAAGGGATTAAAAATCTTAGCTTACAAAGCATAGAATATATGGATCAAATTATTAATTTGATCCATAAAGACACTAAGTATAATTTAAATCTCTCCTTAATAAAAGAAATAAATGCTTCCTTGGTGGAAATATTCAATAGAATCAAAGAAAATAGATATTCTTTTATTTTTTCTTGCTTAAATGATATGGAATATTTTGATAAAGAAGAGGATGTTTTATGGCCTATTAAAAGAATGAAGAGGAATTACCTTAATATTGGAGACAGTTGTAAATGTATAACTATATTTTTATCAGAAATAATGGATTATTTATA
This genomic window contains:
- a CDS encoding glycosyltransferase family 9 protein translates to MNKKIAFKEINYQKFKILLTKSGQKTIYGYSPYEKKDIFLHSKFDPLAQSQKLIERYNLKGVKAILIFGFGLGYHIQNLITKAEKDAQIIIIEPEEELFKIALNEVDLSFIFEDKRTELLIGVNLEEITKLLQEKKDSNESLLIIENPPSINLNKFYFNCLYKFLSKSFPTIAKSKLLSSDDHIFSLMEGLISDWPVEEDKDLKYILDNRELSPQKILLIQLTAIGDIVQTTPVFLGLREKHPNSYLAFLTEQINYDLVKNNPYLNDIFIFDNENIKTSLRNCQNYNEVFEKIKVFLDQLREKNFDLVINLHLSLKSALLTKLSGSKDVQGINIDEYGKLIVTGQPWVHYKYFLYYGGQKKMHMNIINPVGLQSLSAGVNPSNKKPYLNISNKEIEEAKDLLKQYNLNKDRETIGFFIGASYPSHRWKEEYFAQLADLLISKRNSTVLLFGGTGESIIGNNILKLAKYKDKIINLAGKTSLGQLASLISLCNYMVVNDTGPGHMAGAITSCLCIAGPAWAGPFGHNHLAIVANIACAGCLKLECLEHTCMKIITPESAYIALSLLRKLKTKPKEFKKHTKILNSKIFKDIILFYVGMEKIDKLEFYHPLNYKNSHPEEISENIFFHSFLNIWELLKGKKNYQESFKGKIDFLFSPQEIITLVKKHYHIKENIPSVKNEIEKIAKEIEGIKNLSLQSIEYMDQIINLIHKDTKYNLNLSLIKEINASLVEIFNRIKENRYSFIFSCLNDMEYFDKEEDVLWPIKRMKRNYLNIGDSCKCITIFLSEIMDYL